From a region of the Sesamum indicum cultivar Zhongzhi No. 13 linkage group LG3, S_indicum_v1.0, whole genome shotgun sequence genome:
- the LOC105157090 gene encoding zinc finger Ran-binding domain-containing protein 2 isoform X1, with the protein MSPHPKESRDEITRDRMSRQGDWMCAACQHLNFQKRDSCQRCSCPKYATGVDVSSYAMQKNEVLAGDWYCGALNCGAHNYASRTSCYRCCASKDYCGYGAEIMASAGYTCDAIPGWKTGDWICARLGCGMHNYASRTECYKCKTPRDFGAM; encoded by the exons ATGTCCCCTCATCCGAAAGAAAGCAGAGACG AAATTACAAGAGACAGAATGAGCAGGCAAGGAGATTGGATGTGTGCTGCATGCCAGCacctaaattttcaaaaacgTGACTCGTGCCAACGATGCAGCTGTCCCAAGTATGCTACCGGAGTTGATGTCTCTTCATACGCAATGCAAAAGAATGAAGTTTTGGCCGGAGATTGGTACTGCGGTGCTTTGAATTGTGGTGCACATAACTATGCTAGCCGAACGAGCTGCTATAGATGTTGTGCATCTAAGGACTACTGCGGCTATGGGGCTGAAATCATGGCATCTGCTGGCTACACATGCGATGCTATTCCTGGTTGGAAAACTGGCGACTGGATTTGCGCAAG ACTAGGATGCGGCATGCACAATTACGCTAGCAGGACGGAGTGCTACAAATGCAAGACACCTAGAGATTTCG GAGCAATGTAA
- the LOC105157090 gene encoding zinc finger Ran-binding domain-containing protein 2 isoform X2: MSRQGDWMCAACQHLNFQKRDSCQRCSCPKYATGVDVSSYAMQKNEVLAGDWYCGALNCGAHNYASRTSCYRCCASKDYCGYGAEIMASAGYTCDAIPGWKTGDWICARLGCGMHNYASRTECYKCKTPRDFGAM, translated from the exons ATGAGCAGGCAAGGAGATTGGATGTGTGCTGCATGCCAGCacctaaattttcaaaaacgTGACTCGTGCCAACGATGCAGCTGTCCCAAGTATGCTACCGGAGTTGATGTCTCTTCATACGCAATGCAAAAGAATGAAGTTTTGGCCGGAGATTGGTACTGCGGTGCTTTGAATTGTGGTGCACATAACTATGCTAGCCGAACGAGCTGCTATAGATGTTGTGCATCTAAGGACTACTGCGGCTATGGGGCTGAAATCATGGCATCTGCTGGCTACACATGCGATGCTATTCCTGGTTGGAAAACTGGCGACTGGATTTGCGCAAG ACTAGGATGCGGCATGCACAATTACGCTAGCAGGACGGAGTGCTACAAATGCAAGACACCTAGAGATTTCG GAGCAATGTAA
- the LOC105157091 gene encoding NAC domain-containing protein 79 — protein MENNDGAMKMDDQMELPPGFRFHPTDEELITHYLSRKVLDCSFSAVAIGEVDMNKVEPWELPWRAKLGEKEWYFFCVRDKKYPTGLRTNRATAAGYWKATGKDKEIFRGKTLVGMKKTLVFYKGRAPRGEKSNWVCHEYRMEGKFSIENLPKSARNDWVISRVFQKTSGGKKVHISGLVRMNSEENIPPNSTLPPLLDPSPYTKPVELELELDVDLDLEPESGHVHCFSNTITASASLKIQDDFILPPSSNPLDSFPPPSSFSWGQLPPAQPGISFQFPGPVPLTDPSIIRTFLANYGQNTNPQGFRKDGGDIVSVSQETENSSVVSNVEMGKKTFDDQEEAGIGNQDLDCIWNY, from the exons ATGGAGAACAACGATGGAGCTATGAAAATGGATGATCAAATGGAATTACCGCCTGGATTTCGGTTCCATCCGACCGACGAAGAGCTGATCACTCATTACCTGTCGAGGAAGGTTCTTGACTGCAGTTTCTCTGCTGTGGCTATCGGGGAAGTGGATATGAACAAGGTTGAGCCATGGGAATTACCAT GGAGAGCAAAGCTGGGGGAAAAGGAATGGTACTTTTTCTGTGTACGGGACAAGAAGTACCCGACAGGGCTGAGGACAAACAGGGCGACCGCTGCTGGGTACTGGAAAGCCACTGGTAAAGACAAGGAGATTTTCCGGGGGAAAACCCTGGTGGGAATGAAGAAAACCCTGGTTTTCTACAAGGGTAGGGCTCCCAGGGGTGAGAAATCCAATTGGGTTTGCCATGAGTACAGAATGGAAGGCAAATTCTCTATTGAAAATCTCCCGAAATCAGCCAGG AACGATTGGGTTATTAGCAGGGTGTTCCAGAAGACTTCCGGGGGGAAAAAAGTCCACATATCAGGCCTGGTGAGGATGAATTCTGAAGAAAACATACCACCAAACTCAACACTCCCACCATTGCTAGACCCATCACCTTACACAAAGCCTGTCGAACTCGAACTCGAACTCGATGTCGACCTCGACCTCGAACCCGAATCAGGCCACGTGCACTGCTTCTCCAACACCATTACTGCTTCTGCTTCCCTGAAAATCCAGGACGATTTCATCCTTCCACCCTCCTCCAACCCCCTGGATTCTTTCCCCCCACCCTCCTCTTTCTCCTGGGGACAACTCCCTCCTGCTCAGCCTGGAATCAGTTTCCAGTTTCCGGGCCCCGTTCCTCTCACGGACCCATCGATTATCAGGACGTTTCTTGCAAACTACGGGCAGAACACGAACCCGCAGGGGTTCAGGAAAGACGGCGGCGACATTGTCAGCGTCTCCCAAGAAACTGAAAACTCTTCTGTTGTTTCAAATGTTGAAATGGGGAAGAAGACGTTTGATGATCAAGAAGAAGCTGGAATTGGGAATCAGGATTTGGACTGCATTTGGAATtactga